A portion of the Echeneis naucrates chromosome 5, fEcheNa1.1, whole genome shotgun sequence genome contains these proteins:
- the LOC115043962 gene encoding LIM domain and actin-binding protein 1-like isoform X1: protein MESGPFNRRSWATQSLRVTAKELSLVGRRGKNTAIAERFSKYQKAAEEIGAEKKKGSLEGATPSLRSGNLSALKKRWEQTENLDRNKPTVPPSSQANARRRPPSISENPVLLKSPGPLTAQEGQSTASCVQQPSAAPEASKAEEQRRMDRDEVTHDEIPEKPEGQVPTSPCASYEKPRVPLNNLKMKFEKGKETMVKGGRTTQRSTSTEDMDQCSGLTVSAKVESRSLREKMAKYQAAVSKQGTTRSGVTSEVTAPKASAAVPQKDISAPECNGESSETSKQSRKFCPPVKETCSVCSKTVYPLERLVAHQNVYHKSCFRCIHCSTKLSLGNFASLHGNVYCKPHFSQLFKAKGNYDEGFGHRPHKELWEPRVDGEEEAEGAKPRGSEEPVAVTRPAESVSDTQLTSPMETSPQVKVTDMTALLETRVQTHAASSGEKQSAEKPAETRKLRIAWPPPAGESSSGAAALSPVSEGVTSSRPWRAKWPPEEEVSSSVQSSERIELKSLRRSSSLKERSRPFTVAANSKPATSLEPREPRRPLKTLLEWRASFEEKQPSVKTPKENKAEQQQVPQSDDPVRPSETTSDEEEEGPHKQQEESDGERVQKENVSAAADKMAAEDASVRSTSPDISPSPSPPLQPKQNRSSQDVGFWEDDKEGSDAEELSAEDIIKRNRYYDEEDSD, encoded by the exons TCTTTAGAGGGTGCGACGCCTTCGCTGCGGTCAGGCAACCTGAGTGCTCTGAAGAAGCGCTGGGAGCAAACAGAGAACCTTGATCGCAACAAGCCTACTGTCCCACCTTCAAGTCAAGCCAACGCTCGCAGAAGGCCTCCTTCCATCAGTGAAAATCCTGTTCTATTGAAGAGCCCAGGCCCGCTGACAGCACAGGAAGGTCAATCCACAGCCAGTTGTGTCCAGCAGCCCTCAGCAGCTCCAGAAGCGTCCAAAGCTGAAGAACAgagaaggatggacagagatGAGGTGACACATGATGAAATACCTGAAAAACCTGAGGGCCAAGTACCAACAAGCCCCTGTGCCTCTTATGAAAAACCCAGAGTGCCACTGAACAACCTGAAGATGAAATTTGAGAAGGGAAAGGAAACGATGGTCAAG GGTGGCAGGACAACACAACGCAGTACTTCAACAGAAGACATGGATCAATGTAGTG GCCTGACTGTTTCTGCCAAGGTGGAGTCGAGGTCACTGAGGGAGAAGATGGCCAAATACCAGGCTGCTGTTTCTAAACAGGGGACCACACGATCT GGTGTAACCTCAGAAGTGACAGCTCCAAAAGCATCTGCAGCTGTACCTCAGAAAGACATCTCTGCACCTGAGTGCAACG gTGAGAGCAGCGAGACATCCAAACAGTCCAGG AAGTTTTGCCCACCGGTGAAGGAGACGTGCTCCGTTTGTTCAAAGACAGTCTACCCCCTGGAGAGACTGGTGGCTCATCAGAATGTCTACCACAAGAGCTGTTTCCGTTGcattcactgcagcacaaaactCAG TCTTGGGAACTTTGCCTCTCTGCATGGCAATGTTTACTGCAAGCCCCATTTCAGTCAGCTGTTTAAAGCCAAAGGCAACTATGACGAGGGTTTTGGCCATCGCCCTCACAAGGAGCTTTGGGAACCTCGAGTCgatggagaggaagaagcagagggGGCGAAGCCAAGAGGATCAGAGGAACCAGTGGCAGTGACACGCCCAGCTGAGAGCGTCTCCGACACACAGCTCACCTCACCCATGGAAACGTCCCCGCAGGTGAAGGTTACAGACATGACCGCCTTACTGGAGACACGTGTGCAGACACACGCTGCCAGCTCTGGTGAGAAACAGTCTGCAGAGAAGCCAGCTGAGACACGCAAGCTGAGGATTGCTTGGCCTCCTCCAGCAGGTGAGAGCTCCTCTGGGGCAGCAGCACTTAGTCCAGTCAGTGAGGGAGTGACTTCAAGCCGACCTTGGAGAGCAAAGTGGCCCCCAGAGGAAGAGGTATCATCATCTGTCCAGAGCTCAGAGCGGATCGAGCTGAAGAGCCTGCGGAGGAGCTCTTCTCTAAAAGAGCGTAGCCGGCCTTTTACAGTCGCAGCTAACTCCAAGCCAGCAACCAGTCTGGAACCCAGAGAGCCTCGGCGCCCTCTAAAGACCCTACTGGAATGGAGAGCATCATTCGAAGAAAAACAACCATCTGTAAAAACacccaaagaaaataaagcagagcagcagcaggtgcctCAAAGTGACGACCCAGTAAGACCCAGTGAGACCACTtcagacgaggaggaggaaggtccacacaaacagcaggaagaaagtGATGGGGAACGAGTACAGAAAGAAAACgtttcagctgcagctgataAGATGGCAGCAGAAGATGCTTCTGTAAGAAGCACCTCTCCAGATATCTCGCCATCCCCCTCTCCACCTTTGCAGCCGAAACAGAACCGGAGCTCCCAGGATGTTGGCTTCTGGGAAGATGACAAAGAAGGAAGTGATGCTGAAGAGCTCAGTGCAGAGGACATAATCAAGAGGAACCGCTACTATGATGAAGAGGACTCTGATTAA
- the LOC115043962 gene encoding LIM domain and actin-binding protein 1-like isoform X2, whose product MESGPFNRRSWATQSLRVTAKELSLVGRRGKNTAIAERFSKYQKAAEEIGAEKKKGSLEGATPSLRSGNLSALKKRWEQTENLDRNKPTVPPSSQANARRRPPSISENPVLLKSPGPLTAQEGQSTASCVQQPSAAPEASKAEEQRRMDRDEVTHDEIPEKPEGQVPTSPCASYEKPRVPLNNLKMKFEKGKETMVKGGRTTQRSTSTEDMDQCSGLTVSAKVESRSLREKMAKYQAAVSKQGTTRSGVTSEVTAPKASAAVPQKDISAPECNGESSETSKQSRFCPPVKETCSVCSKTVYPLERLVAHQNVYHKSCFRCIHCSTKLSLGNFASLHGNVYCKPHFSQLFKAKGNYDEGFGHRPHKELWEPRVDGEEEAEGAKPRGSEEPVAVTRPAESVSDTQLTSPMETSPQVKVTDMTALLETRVQTHAASSGEKQSAEKPAETRKLRIAWPPPAGESSSGAAALSPVSEGVTSSRPWRAKWPPEEEVSSSVQSSERIELKSLRRSSSLKERSRPFTVAANSKPATSLEPREPRRPLKTLLEWRASFEEKQPSVKTPKENKAEQQQVPQSDDPVRPSETTSDEEEEGPHKQQEESDGERVQKENVSAAADKMAAEDASVRSTSPDISPSPSPPLQPKQNRSSQDVGFWEDDKEGSDAEELSAEDIIKRNRYYDEEDSD is encoded by the exons TCTTTAGAGGGTGCGACGCCTTCGCTGCGGTCAGGCAACCTGAGTGCTCTGAAGAAGCGCTGGGAGCAAACAGAGAACCTTGATCGCAACAAGCCTACTGTCCCACCTTCAAGTCAAGCCAACGCTCGCAGAAGGCCTCCTTCCATCAGTGAAAATCCTGTTCTATTGAAGAGCCCAGGCCCGCTGACAGCACAGGAAGGTCAATCCACAGCCAGTTGTGTCCAGCAGCCCTCAGCAGCTCCAGAAGCGTCCAAAGCTGAAGAACAgagaaggatggacagagatGAGGTGACACATGATGAAATACCTGAAAAACCTGAGGGCCAAGTACCAACAAGCCCCTGTGCCTCTTATGAAAAACCCAGAGTGCCACTGAACAACCTGAAGATGAAATTTGAGAAGGGAAAGGAAACGATGGTCAAG GGTGGCAGGACAACACAACGCAGTACTTCAACAGAAGACATGGATCAATGTAGTG GCCTGACTGTTTCTGCCAAGGTGGAGTCGAGGTCACTGAGGGAGAAGATGGCCAAATACCAGGCTGCTGTTTCTAAACAGGGGACCACACGATCT GGTGTAACCTCAGAAGTGACAGCTCCAAAAGCATCTGCAGCTGTACCTCAGAAAGACATCTCTGCACCTGAGTGCAACG gTGAGAGCAGCGAGACATCCAAACAGTCCAGG TTTTGCCCACCGGTGAAGGAGACGTGCTCCGTTTGTTCAAAGACAGTCTACCCCCTGGAGAGACTGGTGGCTCATCAGAATGTCTACCACAAGAGCTGTTTCCGTTGcattcactgcagcacaaaactCAG TCTTGGGAACTTTGCCTCTCTGCATGGCAATGTTTACTGCAAGCCCCATTTCAGTCAGCTGTTTAAAGCCAAAGGCAACTATGACGAGGGTTTTGGCCATCGCCCTCACAAGGAGCTTTGGGAACCTCGAGTCgatggagaggaagaagcagagggGGCGAAGCCAAGAGGATCAGAGGAACCAGTGGCAGTGACACGCCCAGCTGAGAGCGTCTCCGACACACAGCTCACCTCACCCATGGAAACGTCCCCGCAGGTGAAGGTTACAGACATGACCGCCTTACTGGAGACACGTGTGCAGACACACGCTGCCAGCTCTGGTGAGAAACAGTCTGCAGAGAAGCCAGCTGAGACACGCAAGCTGAGGATTGCTTGGCCTCCTCCAGCAGGTGAGAGCTCCTCTGGGGCAGCAGCACTTAGTCCAGTCAGTGAGGGAGTGACTTCAAGCCGACCTTGGAGAGCAAAGTGGCCCCCAGAGGAAGAGGTATCATCATCTGTCCAGAGCTCAGAGCGGATCGAGCTGAAGAGCCTGCGGAGGAGCTCTTCTCTAAAAGAGCGTAGCCGGCCTTTTACAGTCGCAGCTAACTCCAAGCCAGCAACCAGTCTGGAACCCAGAGAGCCTCGGCGCCCTCTAAAGACCCTACTGGAATGGAGAGCATCATTCGAAGAAAAACAACCATCTGTAAAAACacccaaagaaaataaagcagagcagcagcaggtgcctCAAAGTGACGACCCAGTAAGACCCAGTGAGACCACTtcagacgaggaggaggaaggtccacacaaacagcaggaagaaagtGATGGGGAACGAGTACAGAAAGAAAACgtttcagctgcagctgataAGATGGCAGCAGAAGATGCTTCTGTAAGAAGCACCTCTCCAGATATCTCGCCATCCCCCTCTCCACCTTTGCAGCCGAAACAGAACCGGAGCTCCCAGGATGTTGGCTTCTGGGAAGATGACAAAGAAGGAAGTGATGCTGAAGAGCTCAGTGCAGAGGACATAATCAAGAGGAACCGCTACTATGATGAAGAGGACTCTGATTAA
- the LOC115043962 gene encoding LIM domain and actin-binding protein 1-like isoform X3, with the protein MDRDEVTHDEIPEKPEGQVPTSPCASYEKPRVPLNNLKMKFEKGKETMVKGGRTTQRSTSTEDMDQCSGLTVSAKVESRSLREKMAKYQAAVSKQGTTRSGVTSEVTAPKASAAVPQKDISAPECNGESSETSKQSRKFCPPVKETCSVCSKTVYPLERLVAHQNVYHKSCFRCIHCSTKLSLGNFASLHGNVYCKPHFSQLFKAKGNYDEGFGHRPHKELWEPRVDGEEEAEGAKPRGSEEPVAVTRPAESVSDTQLTSPMETSPQVKVTDMTALLETRVQTHAASSGEKQSAEKPAETRKLRIAWPPPAGESSSGAAALSPVSEGVTSSRPWRAKWPPEEEVSSSVQSSERIELKSLRRSSSLKERSRPFTVAANSKPATSLEPREPRRPLKTLLEWRASFEEKQPSVKTPKENKAEQQQVPQSDDPVRPSETTSDEEEEGPHKQQEESDGERVQKENVSAAADKMAAEDASVRSTSPDISPSPSPPLQPKQNRSSQDVGFWEDDKEGSDAEELSAEDIIKRNRYYDEEDSD; encoded by the exons atggacagagatGAGGTGACACATGATGAAATACCTGAAAAACCTGAGGGCCAAGTACCAACAAGCCCCTGTGCCTCTTATGAAAAACCCAGAGTGCCACTGAACAACCTGAAGATGAAATTTGAGAAGGGAAAGGAAACGATGGTCAAG GGTGGCAGGACAACACAACGCAGTACTTCAACAGAAGACATGGATCAATGTAGTG GCCTGACTGTTTCTGCCAAGGTGGAGTCGAGGTCACTGAGGGAGAAGATGGCCAAATACCAGGCTGCTGTTTCTAAACAGGGGACCACACGATCT GGTGTAACCTCAGAAGTGACAGCTCCAAAAGCATCTGCAGCTGTACCTCAGAAAGACATCTCTGCACCTGAGTGCAACG gTGAGAGCAGCGAGACATCCAAACAGTCCAGG AAGTTTTGCCCACCGGTGAAGGAGACGTGCTCCGTTTGTTCAAAGACAGTCTACCCCCTGGAGAGACTGGTGGCTCATCAGAATGTCTACCACAAGAGCTGTTTCCGTTGcattcactgcagcacaaaactCAG TCTTGGGAACTTTGCCTCTCTGCATGGCAATGTTTACTGCAAGCCCCATTTCAGTCAGCTGTTTAAAGCCAAAGGCAACTATGACGAGGGTTTTGGCCATCGCCCTCACAAGGAGCTTTGGGAACCTCGAGTCgatggagaggaagaagcagagggGGCGAAGCCAAGAGGATCAGAGGAACCAGTGGCAGTGACACGCCCAGCTGAGAGCGTCTCCGACACACAGCTCACCTCACCCATGGAAACGTCCCCGCAGGTGAAGGTTACAGACATGACCGCCTTACTGGAGACACGTGTGCAGACACACGCTGCCAGCTCTGGTGAGAAACAGTCTGCAGAGAAGCCAGCTGAGACACGCAAGCTGAGGATTGCTTGGCCTCCTCCAGCAGGTGAGAGCTCCTCTGGGGCAGCAGCACTTAGTCCAGTCAGTGAGGGAGTGACTTCAAGCCGACCTTGGAGAGCAAAGTGGCCCCCAGAGGAAGAGGTATCATCATCTGTCCAGAGCTCAGAGCGGATCGAGCTGAAGAGCCTGCGGAGGAGCTCTTCTCTAAAAGAGCGTAGCCGGCCTTTTACAGTCGCAGCTAACTCCAAGCCAGCAACCAGTCTGGAACCCAGAGAGCCTCGGCGCCCTCTAAAGACCCTACTGGAATGGAGAGCATCATTCGAAGAAAAACAACCATCTGTAAAAACacccaaagaaaataaagcagagcagcagcaggtgcctCAAAGTGACGACCCAGTAAGACCCAGTGAGACCACTtcagacgaggaggaggaaggtccacacaaacagcaggaagaaagtGATGGGGAACGAGTACAGAAAGAAAACgtttcagctgcagctgataAGATGGCAGCAGAAGATGCTTCTGTAAGAAGCACCTCTCCAGATATCTCGCCATCCCCCTCTCCACCTTTGCAGCCGAAACAGAACCGGAGCTCCCAGGATGTTGGCTTCTGGGAAGATGACAAAGAAGGAAGTGATGCTGAAGAGCTCAGTGCAGAGGACATAATCAAGAGGAACCGCTACTATGATGAAGAGGACTCTGATTAA
- the LOC115044157 gene encoding SPRY domain-containing protein 3-like, which produces MDDINLHYRFLNWRRRIREVRAVRYKERLKRMLRDGDILRYHGNSDEVGCFIAARPLSRRNRYFEVTIMDTGVRGMITVGLVPQLYKLDHQPAWLPHSVAFHADDGKIYIGNTVGQQFGPKCCRGDRIGCGVSPDPVDGQLTVFFTKNGKEVGNVEIPASPEGLYPAVGMHSLGEEVLLDLNAEWGMEDDDGQMIVDSHEEDWGRLHDIKVTGTLLEYIGKGKSIVDVGLAQARRPLNTRFHYYELEITDAGEKCYIALGLARRDYPKNRHPGWSRGSIAYHADDGKLFQGSGVGDAFGPRCFEGDIMGCGIMFPRDFNQDGEDDVDDWDLDTFSKPSEVQNDLYANNEDDEEEEGGEDLDGRKVMVFFTRNGKVVGRREVALPVGGFYPTIGMMSSGEKVRVDLHPLSG; this is translated from the exons ATGGACGACATAAACCTTCATTATCGCTTTCTGAACTGGAGAAGGCGAATCCGTGAAGTGAGAGCAGTGCGATACAAGGAGCGGCTCAAAAGGATGCTGAGAGATGGAGACATACTCAG GTATCATGGAAATTCAGATGAAGTTGGCTGTTTTATTGCCGCCAGGCCATTGTCGAGAAGAAATCGCTATTTTGAA GTGACCATCATGGACACAGGAGTGAGGGGGATGATCACTGTTGGTTTGGTGCCTCAGCTCTACAAACTGGACCATCAGCCGGCCTGGCTCCCACATTCTGTGGCTTTTCACGCTGATGATGGCAA GATCTATATTGGCAACACTGTGGGACAACAGTTTGGTCCAAAATGCTGCAGAGGTGACAGGATAGGCTGTGGAGTGTCTCCGGACCCTGTTGATGGACAGTTGACAGTGTTCTTTACCAAGAATGGTAAAGAA GTTGGTAATGTGGAAATCCCAGCATCTCCTGAAGGTCTCTACCCTGCAGTGGGAATGCACTCTTTGGGGGAAGAGGTTCTGTTGGACCTGAATGCAGAGTGGGGGatggaagatgatgatggacaAATGATTGTGGACAGTCATGAAGAGGACTGGGGCCGTCTCCATGACATCAAGGTGACAGGCACG ctgctgGAGTACATTGGGAAAGGGAAGAGCATTGTGGATGTTGGCCTGGCTCAGGCCCGCCGGCCTCTTAATACACGCTTCCACTACTATGAACTGGAGATCACAGATGCTGGAGAGAAGTGTTACATCGCCCTGGGGCTGGCACGCAGG GACTACCCTAAAAACAGACATCCAGGCTGGAGCAGAGGGTCTATAGCTTATCATGCAG ATGATGGAAAGTTGTTCCAGGGCAGTGGAGTCGGGGATGCGTTTGGGCCACGCTGCTTTGAAGGGGACATTATGGGCTGTGGAATCATGTTTCCACGGGACTTTAACCAGGATGGTGAAG ATGATGTGGACGACTGGGACCTCGACACGTTTTCCAAGCCCAGCGAGGTTCAGAATGACTTGTATGCAAACAAcgaagatgatgaggaggaagagggaggcgAAGATTTAGATGGGAGAAAGGTCATG GTGTTCTTCACCCGAAATGGAAAGGTGGTGGGCCGGAGAGAAGTGGCCTTACCAGTAGGAGGCTTTTACCCCACTATTGGCATGATGAGTTCAGGGGAGAAGGTCAGAGTGGATTTGCACCCCCTAAGTGGCTGA
- the LOC115044158 gene encoding insulin-like growth factor-binding protein 3 encodes MLLYLNILVVLLLQPALSSPVPLSTPARGCRACKAKPSQSQPSADVNATALAVGEPCGVYTLSCAHGLRCAPSEDEPRPLRALLEGRGVCSNASSDNPTEQNNPADPAPADDPEEAPCRKLLTTLIQGLDAHLFKSNHDIYMPNCDMRGFFRKKQCWSSRGKQRGKCWCVDENGMPVSSNTKQKGSLSC; translated from the exons ATGCTGCTGTATTTAAACATCCTGGTGGTGCTCCTTCTGCAGCCAGCTCTGTCAAGTCCCGTGCCGCTGTCCACACCAGCCAGAGGATGTCGTGCCTGTAAAGCAAAGCCCTCACAGAGTCAGCCGTCTGCTGATGTAAACGCCACCGCTCTGGCTGTCGGAGAACCATGTGGGGTCTACACCCTGAGCTGCGCCCATGGTCTGCGTTGTGCACCTTCAGAGGATGAGCCAAGGCCTCTCCGTGCCCTGCTGGAGGGCAGAGGAGTCTGCAGTAATGCCAGCAGTGACAACCCTACTGAACAGAACAACCCTGCAG ATCCAGCACCCGCTGATGATCCAGAGGAG GCCCCGTGTCGCAAACTGCTAACAACACTGATCCAAGGTCTGGATGCCCATTTATTTAAGTCAAACCATGATATCTACATGCCCAACTGTGACATGCGTGGTTTTTTCAGAAAGAAGCAG TGCTGGTCATCTCGTGGCAAGCAGCGTGGCAAGTGCTGGTGTGTGGATGAGAATGGCATGCCGGTCTCTTCAAATACCAAACAGAAGGGCAGCCTGAGTTGTTAA